In one window of Hymenobacter nivis DNA:
- a CDS encoding acyl-CoA-binding protein, whose translation MNSANATLDQQFQAAVERVNNLPPDAAAAQMTDLYGLYKQATDGDVDMKGDVVAADEATDASGPAGLSQGQWDSWNKYKGTPQEEAKRQYVARAAEAAGGPTGAADAQTVPTDSRTGAPDAADHGGLRGNLNEGTPYGGEDRLKEQQ comes from the coding sequence ATGAATTCCGCCAATGCCACCCTCGACCAACAATTCCAAGCCGCTGTGGAGCGGGTCAATAACCTGCCGCCCGACGCCGCCGCCGCCCAGATGACTGACCTCTACGGCCTCTACAAGCAAGCTACCGACGGCGACGTGGACATGAAGGGCGACGTGGTGGCCGCTGACGAAGCCACCGACGCCAGCGGTCCCGCCGGCCTTTCGCAGGGCCAGTGGGACTCGTGGAACAAGTATAAAGGCACGCCCCAGGAAGAAGCCAAGCGCCAGTACGTGGCCCGCGCCGCCGAAGCCGCTGGGGGCCCCACCGGCGCCGCCGATGCCCAAACCGTGCCCACCGATAGCCGCACCGGGGCCCCCGACGCGGCCGACCACGGCGGCCTGCGCGGCAACCTCAACGAGGGCACACCCTATGGTGGCGAGGACAGGCTGAAGGAGCAGCAGTAG
- the asnB gene encoding asparagine synthase (glutamine-hydrolyzing) — protein sequence MCGITGVFAFSDAGRQSLTRLQASTDAIVRRGPDSQGHFVYDQCGLGFRRLAILDLSADGNQPMTDEAGRYTIVFNGEIFNYRELREKLIKKGCRFHSQTDTEVILQLYITEGRSFLKKLNGFFGFAIYDKEENSLFIARDRYGVKPLLVYRDEDQLFFASEMKSLLALGIPRKLDYVALSQYLQLNYIPGPASIFKGVKKLLPGHYLYVKDGKVVGKAWYKIPYDPKKVAKNKLSYEQQQQKLVELMDGAVQRRLVADVPLGAFLSGGIDSSVITALAARHTPHLSTFSIGFKDEPFFDETKYANLVAARHKTNHTVFSLTNNDLYEHLHDMLDYLDEPFADSSALAVYILSQRTRQQVTVALSGDGADEIFGGYNKHMGEFKVRQGGFKAEAVTGLNFLWDALPKSRNGFFGNKVRQFQRFSRGMLSGVKDRYWDWATFASEKDARALLSPASRQKIGKKLAEKRRKDILENLHADGDLNEVLLTDMTLVLPYDMLTKVDLMSMANSLEVRTPFLDYKVVDFAFSLPVSSKVDSTMKKRIVQDAFRNELPPELYDRPKHGFEVPLLKWMRNELRPLIENDLLADEFVASQGVFDVDAVRQLKAQLFSRSPGDVHARIWALIVFQTWWKKYMV from the coding sequence ATGTGTGGAATTACCGGAGTTTTTGCCTTTTCTGATGCTGGCCGTCAGTCGCTGACGCGCTTGCAGGCATCCACCGACGCCATTGTTCGCCGTGGGCCCGACTCGCAGGGCCACTTCGTGTACGACCAGTGCGGGCTGGGTTTCCGCCGCCTGGCCATCCTCGACCTGTCGGCCGACGGCAACCAGCCAATGACTGACGAGGCCGGCCGCTACACCATCGTTTTCAACGGCGAAATCTTCAACTACCGCGAGCTGCGCGAGAAATTGATCAAAAAGGGCTGCCGGTTTCATTCGCAAACCGATACCGAGGTTATCCTCCAGTTATATATCACCGAAGGCCGCAGCTTCCTTAAAAAGCTAAACGGCTTCTTTGGCTTTGCCATCTACGACAAAGAGGAAAACTCGCTTTTTATTGCCCGCGACCGGTACGGCGTGAAGCCCCTGCTGGTGTACCGCGACGAAGACCAGCTGTTTTTCGCTTCGGAGATGAAGTCGCTGCTGGCCTTGGGTATACCGCGCAAGCTCGACTACGTGGCCCTGAGCCAGTATTTGCAGCTCAACTACATTCCGGGGCCCGCCAGCATCTTCAAGGGCGTCAAGAAATTATTGCCCGGCCATTACTTATATGTGAAGGACGGCAAGGTGGTGGGTAAGGCCTGGTATAAGATCCCGTACGACCCCAAGAAAGTTGCCAAAAACAAGCTCAGCTACGAGCAGCAGCAGCAAAAGCTGGTCGAGCTGATGGACGGCGCCGTGCAGCGCCGCCTCGTGGCTGACGTGCCGCTGGGGGCCTTCCTGAGCGGCGGCATCGATTCGAGCGTTATCACGGCGCTGGCCGCCCGCCACACGCCGCACCTGAGCACATTCAGCATCGGTTTTAAGGACGAGCCGTTCTTTGACGAAACGAAGTACGCCAACCTGGTGGCGGCCCGGCACAAGACCAACCACACGGTCTTCTCACTCACCAACAACGACTTGTACGAGCACCTGCACGACATGCTGGACTACCTCGACGAGCCGTTTGCCGATTCTTCGGCCCTGGCCGTGTACATCCTCTCGCAGCGCACCCGCCAGCAGGTGACGGTGGCGCTGAGCGGCGACGGGGCCGACGAGATTTTCGGGGGCTACAACAAGCACATGGGCGAGTTCAAGGTGCGCCAGGGCGGCTTCAAGGCCGAAGCCGTGACGGGCCTGAACTTCCTGTGGGACGCGCTGCCGAAGTCGCGCAATGGCTTCTTTGGCAACAAGGTGCGCCAGTTCCAGCGCTTCTCGCGCGGCATGCTCTCCGGCGTGAAGGACCGGTACTGGGACTGGGCCACCTTCGCCTCCGAGAAAGACGCCCGGGCCCTGCTGAGCCCCGCCAGCCGCCAGAAAATCGGCAAGAAGCTGGCCGAAAAACGCCGCAAGGACATCCTGGAGAACCTGCACGCCGACGGTGACCTCAACGAGGTGCTGCTCACCGATATGACCCTGGTGCTGCCCTACGACATGCTCACGAAAGTGGACCTAATGAGCATGGCCAACTCATTGGAGGTGCGCACCCCATTTCTGGATTATAAGGTGGTGGATTTTGCCTTTTCGCTGCCCGTTAGCAGCAAGGTGGACAGCACCATGAAAAAGAGAATTGTGCAGGACGCCTTTCGCAACGAGCTGCCACCCGAACTCTACGACCGGCCCAAGCACGGCTTCGAAGTGCCTTTGCTGAAGTGGATGCGTAACGAGCTGCGCCCCCTCATCGAAAATGACCTGCTGGCCGATGAGTTTGTGGCGAGCCAAGGCGTTTTCGACGTGGACGCGGTGCGCCAGCTCAAGGCCCAGCTCTTTTCGCGCAGTCCCGGCGATGTCCACGCGCGCATCTGGGCCCTCATCGTATTCCAGACGTGGTGGAAAAAATACATGGTTTGA
- a CDS encoding FAD-binding oxidoreductase, with translation MPDFHSLTPALLVQLEAIVGPAYVATAQRVPAEEYATYGQDHTEDLHFAPDVVLTPGTPEEISQIMRLCHAARVPVTARGAGTGLSGGALPVHHGVVLRMARFDKILQIDERNLQATVEPGVVTEAFQNAVQAVGLFYPPDPASKGSCFLGGNLSQSSGGPKAVKYGVTKDYVLNLQVVLPTGDIIWTGANTLKNATGYNLTQLMVGSEGTLGIITKAVFRLLPYPKQNILMLVPFRQEAQAAEAVSAVFRAGIVPSGMEFMEREAIAWSSDYLKIPLTLPEDIKAHLLIELDGQDLEYLHKEAEQVYEVLERYDVGEILLADTAAQKDELWRIRRNIGNSVRYNSVYKEEDTVVPRAELPTLLKGVKEIGVRYGFKTVCYGHAGDGNMHVNIIRGDLDDEKWNVGLREPISEIFRLCVQLGGTISGEHGIGLVQKGYIGIALPDINLNLMRGIKQVFDPHGIMNPGKIF, from the coding sequence ATGCCCGACTTTCACTCCCTTACCCCCGCGCTGTTGGTGCAGCTCGAAGCCATCGTGGGACCCGCCTACGTGGCCACGGCCCAGCGCGTGCCCGCCGAGGAGTACGCCACCTACGGCCAGGACCACACCGAGGACCTGCACTTTGCCCCCGATGTGGTGCTGACGCCCGGCACGCCCGAAGAAATCAGCCAAATCATGCGCCTCTGCCACGCGGCGCGGGTGCCCGTTACGGCCCGCGGGGCAGGCACGGGGCTCAGCGGCGGGGCCCTGCCGGTGCACCACGGCGTGGTGCTGCGCATGGCGCGCTTCGATAAAATCCTGCAAATCGACGAGCGCAATTTGCAGGCCACCGTCGAGCCCGGGGTGGTAACGGAGGCGTTCCAGAACGCTGTGCAGGCCGTGGGCTTGTTCTACCCACCCGACCCGGCCAGTAAGGGCTCGTGCTTTTTGGGCGGCAACCTGAGCCAAAGCAGCGGGGGCCCCAAGGCCGTGAAGTACGGCGTGACGAAAGACTACGTGCTGAACCTGCAAGTGGTGCTGCCCACCGGCGACATCATCTGGACCGGGGCGAATACCCTCAAAAACGCCACCGGCTACAACCTCACGCAGCTCATGGTGGGCTCGGAAGGTACGCTGGGCATCATTACCAAAGCCGTGTTCCGGCTGCTGCCCTACCCGAAGCAGAACATCCTGATGCTGGTGCCCTTCCGCCAGGAGGCGCAGGCGGCCGAAGCCGTATCGGCGGTATTTCGGGCCGGCATTGTGCCGTCGGGCATGGAGTTTATGGAGCGCGAGGCCATCGCCTGGTCGTCGGATTACCTCAAGATTCCGCTCACCCTGCCCGAGGATATTAAGGCCCACCTGCTCATCGAGCTGGACGGCCAGGATCTGGAATACCTCCATAAAGAAGCCGAGCAGGTATACGAAGTGCTGGAGCGCTACGACGTGGGCGAAATTCTGCTGGCTGATACGGCCGCTCAGAAGGACGAGCTGTGGCGCATCCGGCGCAACATTGGTAATTCGGTGCGCTACAATTCCGTGTACAAAGAAGAAGATACCGTAGTGCCCCGCGCCGAGCTGCCCACCCTGCTAAAGGGCGTGAAGGAAATAGGGGTCCGGTACGGCTTCAAAACCGTGTGCTACGGCCACGCCGGCGACGGCAACATGCACGTCAACATCATCCGCGGCGACCTCGACGATGAGAAGTGGAACGTGGGCTTGCGCGAACCCATCAGCGAGATTTTCCGGCTCTGCGTGCAGCTCGGCGGCACCATCAGCGGCGAGCACGGCATCGGGCTGGTGCAGAAGGGATACATCGGCATCGCCCTGCCCGACATCAACCTCAACCTAATGCGCGGCATTAAGCAGGTGTTTGACCCGCACGGTATTATGAACCCAGGGAAGATATTTTAG
- a CDS encoding C40 family peptidase, which produces MGRRTTKILLLFGLWAALALGACSRKLNYRDGRYHSARDMVRLKHGSRAPARPAFKTKDKYRPAGGATTKTVAKRPFRAGSATGTLATVIDAARAYQGTPYLFGGTTRLGLDCSGLLQLAFGEAGVAIPRSSNEQAVWGAPVAAPDLRPGDLIFFGASPGSRTITHVGMVTVVDADGVDFIHASSSLGVVENSFESDYYLSRFIRAVRPHL; this is translated from the coding sequence ATGGGTAGGAGGACGACGAAGATACTACTGCTGTTTGGGCTCTGGGCCGCGCTGGCGCTGGGCGCGTGTAGCCGCAAGCTAAATTACCGCGACGGCCGCTACCACTCGGCCCGCGATATGGTGCGCCTCAAGCATGGCAGCCGGGCCCCCGCCCGCCCGGCCTTCAAAACCAAGGACAAGTACAGACCCGCCGGCGGGGCCACCACCAAAACCGTGGCCAAGCGCCCGTTTCGCGCGGGCAGCGCTACCGGCACACTAGCCACCGTCATCGACGCGGCCCGCGCCTACCAGGGCACGCCGTACCTGTTCGGGGGCACCACGCGGCTGGGGCTCGATTGCTCGGGCCTGTTGCAGCTGGCGTTTGGCGAGGCGGGCGTGGCCATTCCGCGCTCATCCAACGAGCAGGCCGTGTGGGGAGCCCCCGTGGCGGCCCCCGACCTGCGCCCCGGCGACCTGATATTTTTTGGGGCCTCGCCCGGCAGCCGTACCATCACCCACGTGGGCATGGTAACGGTGGTCGACGCCGACGGCGTGGACTTTATTCACGCCTCCAGCTCGCTGGGCGTGGTCGAAAACAGCTTCGAGTCTGACTACTATTTGAGCCGGTTTATCCGCGCCGTGCGGCCGCATTTGTAA
- a CDS encoding TonB-dependent receptor: MAVLLLTAHLGWGQGATTASINGAVTDSKGESLPGATIIAVHTPTNTQYVAPTNSDGRYNIQNMRVGGPYTVRVSFVGYRDVTRDGIVLTLGQNLRLDIKLDDATTSLNEVTVVGRRDPVINSGRTGAETSVSREQISNLPTINRSLNDFTRLTPQAGGGGSSSFGGSNNRYNNITIDGAVNNDVFGLAGSGTPGGQANTNPIALDAIDQIQVVLAPYDVTLGSFTGAGINAVTRSGSNNFSASIYGFGRNQNSTGLSVTEPRTKAGDFYNYQTGFRVGGAIVKDKVFFFLNAELQRVNTPVSFLPGAPESRIAVADVQRIAAAANTDRYGRYDVGSYGDLVRNTQSNKIFGRLDFNLSENNTLTLRHNFVKAFDDNITRTGNNLRFGNNAYRISNITNSTVAELNSRFSGGLSNKLILTYTAIRDSRDVLGAAGPAYQIQDSGNTYNLGQERSSVANQLDQDIVEITDNLTKAFGKHTITLGTHNEGFKFRNLFINNGAGYYTFSSIDNFENGRATRIQASYPTANNGEAKFKAAQLGAYLQDEYSPAENVRLTLGMRIDVPVFFDKPGYNAGVTEGTTFNGTAYPGFGSQYKTSNTPTGQVLYSPRVGFNWDVNNDSKVQLRGGTGIFSGRVPFVWLSNSYTNNGLIQGGVDQTATGTGANIQYLPVYTATGDIATKFSSVPTSQINLVSNNFKLPQVWRSNLAVDFRLPGDIVATVEGLYTKTLNDIYYKDLNLTAPVGRLAGPDQRPVYAATPALRRINQSFTNVYLLDNTSKGYRYNATVQLQKQFASGLNTMVAYTYGVSKEINSGSSSTASSNYGFNQIISDPNNPELGYSRNDQRHRVIASSGYTFRYANNHMATKISLFYEGLSGQPITYIYGQNTDLNRDGNPSNDLFYIPTNVRDASQIVLVKSGTTDTRSVATIQNQLDAFIENDPYLRTHRGEYAERFAARLPWTHEIDMRIAQDFSLANKNVLEISFDVFNVGNLLNNNWGRQFLVNNSAVELLKVESTNAGAQPTFSFPTSYANTGRAYDFSPFLSRWQGQLGVRYSFN, from the coding sequence ATGGCGGTTTTGCTGCTCACGGCCCACTTGGGTTGGGGGCAGGGCGCCACCACGGCATCGATTAACGGAGCCGTTACCGACTCGAAGGGCGAGTCTTTGCCCGGCGCCACCATCATCGCCGTGCACACGCCCACCAACACCCAGTACGTGGCCCCGACCAATTCTGATGGCCGGTACAACATTCAAAACATGCGCGTGGGGGGCCCCTACACCGTCCGGGTTAGTTTCGTGGGCTACCGCGACGTCACCCGCGACGGCATCGTGCTGACCCTGGGCCAAAACCTGCGTCTGGACATTAAGCTCGACGACGCCACCACTTCCCTGAACGAGGTGACCGTGGTCGGCCGCCGCGACCCGGTTATCAATTCGGGCCGCACGGGCGCCGAGACCAGCGTGAGCCGCGAGCAAATCAGCAACCTGCCCACCATCAACCGCTCGCTCAACGACTTCACCCGCCTCACGCCGCAGGCCGGCGGTGGCGGCAGCAGCTCGTTTGGTGGCTCCAACAACCGCTACAACAACATCACCATCGACGGGGCCGTGAACAACGACGTGTTCGGCTTGGCTGGCTCCGGCACCCCCGGCGGGCAGGCCAACACCAACCCCATTGCCCTCGACGCCATCGACCAGATTCAGGTCGTGCTGGCGCCCTACGACGTCACCCTAGGCTCGTTCACCGGCGCCGGCATCAACGCCGTGACGCGCTCGGGCTCCAATAACTTCTCGGCTTCGATTTACGGCTTTGGCCGCAACCAGAACTCGACGGGCCTGAGTGTGACGGAGCCGCGCACCAAAGCGGGTGATTTTTATAACTACCAGACGGGCTTCCGCGTGGGCGGCGCCATTGTGAAGGACAAGGTGTTTTTCTTCCTGAATGCCGAACTCCAGCGCGTGAACACCCCCGTGAGCTTCTTGCCCGGGGCCCCGGAGTCGCGCATTGCCGTGGCCGACGTGCAGCGCATTGCCGCCGCGGCCAACACCGACCGCTACGGCCGCTACGACGTGGGCAGCTACGGCGATTTGGTTCGCAACACGCAGAGCAACAAGATTTTTGGCCGCCTGGACTTCAACCTTTCGGAAAACAACACGCTGACGCTGCGCCACAACTTCGTTAAAGCGTTTGACGACAACATCACCCGGACGGGCAACAACTTGCGCTTCGGCAACAATGCCTACCGCATCAGCAACATCACCAACAGCACGGTGGCCGAATTGAATTCGCGCTTCAGCGGCGGGCTCTCCAATAAGCTCATCCTGACGTACACCGCCATCCGCGACTCGCGCGACGTGCTGGGGGCCGCCGGTCCCGCTTATCAGATCCAGGACAGCGGCAACACCTACAACCTGGGCCAGGAGCGCAGCTCGGTAGCCAACCAGCTCGACCAGGACATCGTGGAAATCACGGACAACCTGACCAAGGCGTTCGGCAAGCATACCATCACGCTCGGCACCCACAACGAAGGCTTCAAGTTCCGCAACCTGTTCATCAATAACGGCGCGGGCTACTACACCTTCTCGTCGATTGACAACTTTGAGAACGGTCGCGCCACCCGCATCCAAGCCAGCTACCCCACGGCCAACAACGGCGAAGCCAAGTTCAAGGCGGCGCAGCTGGGCGCTTACCTCCAGGACGAGTATAGCCCCGCCGAAAACGTGCGCCTGACCCTGGGTATGCGCATCGACGTGCCTGTATTCTTCGACAAGCCCGGCTACAACGCCGGCGTGACCGAAGGCACCACCTTCAATGGCACCGCCTACCCCGGCTTCGGCAGCCAGTACAAAACCAGCAACACCCCCACCGGCCAGGTACTGTACTCGCCGCGCGTTGGCTTCAACTGGGACGTGAACAACGACAGTAAAGTGCAGCTGCGTGGCGGTACCGGCATTTTCTCGGGCCGCGTGCCGTTCGTGTGGCTGTCGAATAGCTACACCAACAACGGCCTGATTCAGGGCGGGGTGGACCAAACCGCTACCGGCACCGGTGCCAACATCCAGTACCTGCCGGTGTACACGGCTACCGGCGACATTGCCACCAAATTCAGCTCGGTGCCCACCAGCCAGATCAACCTGGTTAGCAACAACTTCAAGCTGCCCCAGGTGTGGCGCTCCAACCTGGCCGTGGACTTCCGCCTGCCCGGCGACATTGTGGCTACCGTGGAAGGCCTCTACACCAAGACCCTCAACGACATCTACTACAAAGACCTGAACCTGACGGCCCCGGTAGGCCGCCTGGCGGGCCCCGACCAGCGCCCCGTGTACGCGGCTACCCCGGCGCTGCGCCGCATCAATCAGAGCTTCACCAACGTGTACTTGCTCGACAACACCAGCAAAGGCTACCGCTACAACGCGACGGTGCAGTTGCAGAAGCAGTTTGCCAGCGGCCTGAACACGATGGTGGCCTACACCTACGGCGTGTCGAAAGAAATCAACAGCGGCTCAAGCAGCACGGCTTCTTCGAACTACGGCTTTAACCAGATTATCAGCGACCCGAATAACCCGGAGCTGGGCTACTCGCGCAACGACCAGCGCCACCGCGTCATTGCGTCGTCGGGCTACACCTTCCGCTACGCCAACAACCACATGGCGACGAAAATCTCGCTGTTCTACGAAGGTTTGTCGGGCCAGCCCATCACCTACATCTACGGCCAGAACACGGACCTGAACCGCGACGGCAACCCCAGCAACGACCTGTTCTACATCCCAACCAACGTGCGCGACGCCAGCCAGATTGTGCTGGTAAAGAGCGGCACTACGGACACCCGCAGCGTGGCTACCATCCAGAACCAGCTGGATGCGTTCATTGAAAATGACCCATACCTGCGCACCCACCGCGGCGAGTACGCTGAGCGTTTTGCCGCCCGCTTGCCGTGGACGCACGAAATAGACATGCGCATTGCACAAGACTTTTCCTTGGCCAACAAAAACGTGCTGGAAATCTCCTTCGACGTGTTCAACGTGGGCAACCTGCTAAACAACAACTGGGGCCGCCAGTTCTTGGTGAACAACAGCGCCGTAGAGCTATTGAAGGTAGAATCGACGAACGCCGGGGCCCAACCGACCTTCTCGTTCCCTACCAGCTACGCCAACACCGGCCGGGCATACGACTTCTCGCCTTTCCTCTCGCGCTGGCAGGGCCAGTTGGGCGTGCGCTACTCGTTCAACTAA
- a CDS encoding TonB-dependent receptor, with translation MNGVISDKTGMGLPGATVIAVHTPTNTQYVVPTNSDGRFNLQNMRVGGPYTVKVSFVGYRDVQRNGLFLSLGQNLRFDVKLDDASTELTEVTVSGRRDPVMNADHTGAQTTVQREAIERLPTINRSFDDFTRLTPQANGQSFGGRNSAYNNITIDGAIFNNSFGLQSTVGGQANAQPISLDAIDQIQVSIAPYDVRQGSFTGAGINAVTRSGTNKFSGSVYTFYRNQSYVGNKVGNFTQDYPNFNLKNYGFRIGGPIIKDKLFFFLNGEQEDRIDPPTGNFIANRDGVAAPGGNSTTSAAAASDLDILSKFLTSNYGYNPGPYENYNLRSFSRKATAKIDWNINANNRFSIKYNYLKSYRDVTPSGSGALGPGNIGRSQSQFGLPFFSSYYTINNNLNSIIAELNSTLGGGKYSNNLTAGYSAFRDSRESPAGGTFPLVDIGSATGRTAAGGGINAANSLTSFGYEPFSAFNVLNSDVYQVGDNFTAFLGKHNVTVGTYNELYKFTNGFSPNYYGNYSFNGLDDFYAAARTTAAPLGYTRDANGNPVANTTGALAYPQRYQLSYSALPDGSFPFAVTKAAQFGLYVQDEWSPMSNLKVTVGLRGDLPVIFSDISRNENAANLTFRDGVKIETNKLPDRKPLFSPRIGVNWDVNDDRKTQLRGGTGIFTGRIPFVWLSNQAGNNGVQFGSFSRTGAAASAAGNYFSPDVNAYRPSGAAANTQYNLAVTANDFKFPQVWRTNLAVDQDLGGGVIATFEALYTKDVNAVYFQNVNLPQASGRASGADNRPIFYTFGAVNTTGNNAGLYTTAPVGTGANAQPSLITNNRIYNGQGGVSASNPVITDAILMKNTNLGYSYSVTGQLQKSFSNGLYASAAYTYTDARSVNDGGTIAQTNWRDRSVSGDPNANVLSYSQFLQQHRVIGSLSYRREYVGHLGTTLSMFYEGAAAGRFSYTYAGDMNGDGSGGSGNDLMYIPRNQNEIALRDLNLTAAQGGGVYSSAQQWTDLDKFINQDDYLSKHRGEYAERNGAVRPWQNRLDVRLLQDIFTNIGTNRNTLQLSVDVFNIGNLLNSNWGTFRTANVTNPLTFIGYDQQGRPNFNFPYLTNPVRNADNSVSPATSLTNSFRSDTGGIGSRWQAQVGVRYLFN, from the coding sequence ATGAACGGGGTAATCTCGGACAAGACCGGGATGGGCCTGCCGGGGGCCACGGTTATCGCCGTGCACACCCCCACCAACACCCAGTACGTGGTGCCGACCAACTCCGATGGTCGCTTCAACCTCCAGAACATGCGCGTGGGGGGGCCCTACACTGTGAAAGTGAGCTTCGTGGGCTACCGCGACGTGCAGCGCAACGGCTTGTTCCTGAGCCTGGGCCAGAACCTGCGCTTCGACGTGAAGCTGGACGACGCCTCCACCGAGCTAACCGAGGTGACCGTGAGCGGCCGCCGCGACCCGGTGATGAACGCGGACCACACCGGGGCACAAACCACCGTGCAGCGCGAAGCCATTGAGCGCTTGCCCACCATCAACCGCTCTTTTGACGACTTCACCCGCCTTACGCCCCAGGCCAACGGCCAGAGCTTCGGTGGCCGCAACAGCGCTTACAACAACATTACCATCGACGGGGCCATCTTCAACAACTCGTTCGGTTTGCAGTCGACCGTGGGCGGCCAGGCCAACGCCCAGCCTATCTCGCTCGACGCCATCGACCAGATCCAGGTGAGCATAGCGCCTTATGACGTGCGCCAGGGCTCGTTCACCGGCGCCGGCATCAACGCCGTGACGCGCAGCGGGACGAACAAGTTCAGCGGCTCGGTCTACACGTTTTACCGCAACCAGAGCTACGTGGGCAACAAGGTGGGCAACTTCACGCAGGACTACCCCAACTTCAACCTCAAAAACTACGGCTTCCGCATCGGGGGCCCTATTATTAAGGATAAGCTCTTCTTCTTTCTGAACGGCGAGCAGGAAGACCGTATTGACCCGCCCACGGGCAACTTTATTGCCAACCGCGACGGCGTGGCCGCACCGGGCGGCAACTCCACCACCTCGGCGGCGGCGGCCAGCGACCTGGATATTCTCAGCAAATTCCTGACGAGTAACTACGGCTACAACCCGGGGCCCTACGAGAACTACAACCTGCGCTCGTTCAGCCGCAAGGCCACGGCCAAAATCGACTGGAACATCAACGCGAACAACCGCTTCAGCATCAAGTACAATTACCTGAAGTCGTACCGCGACGTTACGCCGAGCGGTTCGGGGGCCCTGGGGCCAGGCAACATCGGCCGTTCACAATCGCAGTTTGGCCTGCCGTTCTTCTCGTCGTACTACACCATTAATAATAACCTGAACTCGATAATTGCCGAGTTAAACAGCACGCTCGGCGGCGGCAAGTATTCGAACAACCTGACCGCGGGATACTCCGCCTTCCGCGACTCCCGCGAAAGCCCCGCCGGCGGCACTTTCCCGTTGGTTGACATTGGCTCGGCCACGGGCCGGACGGCGGCGGGCGGCGGCATAAATGCGGCCAACAGCTTGACCTCGTTTGGCTACGAGCCGTTTTCGGCCTTCAATGTGCTGAATTCAGACGTGTACCAGGTGGGCGACAATTTCACGGCGTTCCTGGGCAAGCACAACGTGACGGTGGGCACCTACAACGAGTTGTACAAGTTTACTAACGGCTTCTCCCCCAACTACTACGGCAACTATTCTTTTAACGGGCTCGACGATTTTTACGCCGCCGCCCGCACCACCGCTGCGCCGCTGGGCTACACTCGCGACGCCAACGGCAACCCCGTCGCCAACACCACCGGGGCCCTGGCGTATCCGCAGCGCTACCAGCTCTCGTACTCGGCCCTGCCGGACGGCTCCTTCCCTTTCGCCGTCACCAAGGCCGCGCAGTTTGGCCTTTATGTGCAGGACGAATGGAGCCCGATGAGCAACCTGAAGGTGACGGTGGGCCTGCGCGGCGATTTGCCGGTCATCTTCTCGGACATCTCCCGCAACGAAAACGCGGCCAACCTCACCTTCCGCGACGGGGTGAAAATCGAAACCAACAAGCTGCCCGACCGTAAGCCGCTCTTCTCACCGCGCATCGGCGTCAACTGGGACGTTAACGACGACCGCAAAACCCAGCTGCGCGGCGGCACGGGCATCTTCACCGGCCGCATTCCGTTCGTGTGGCTCTCCAACCAGGCCGGCAACAACGGCGTGCAGTTTGGCTCGTTCTCGCGCACCGGCGCCGCTGCATCAGCGGCCGGCAACTACTTCAGCCCCGACGTCAACGCCTACCGCCCCAGCGGCGCAGCTGCCAACACGCAGTACAACCTAGCCGTCACGGCCAATGACTTTAAGTTTCCGCAGGTTTGGCGGACCAACCTGGCCGTTGACCAAGACTTGGGCGGCGGGGTAATTGCTACGTTCGAAGCCTTGTACACCAAGGATGTCAACGCCGTTTACTTCCAGAACGTGAACTTACCCCAGGCTTCTGGCCGGGCTAGCGGGGCCGACAACCGCCCTATCTTCTACACATTTGGCGCGGTAAATACTACGGGCAACAACGCGGGCCTTTACACTACGGCACCCGTCGGCACCGGAGCAAACGCCCAACCCAGCCTGATTACCAACAACCGCATCTACAACGGCCAAGGGGGCGTATCGGCATCAAATCCCGTCATTACCGATGCCATCCTGATGAAAAACACTAACTTAGGCTACTCGTACTCCGTGACCGGGCAGTTGCAGAAGTCGTTCAGCAACGGGCTATATGCCAGCGCAGCTTACACCTACACCGACGCCCGCTCGGTGAACGACGGCGGCACCATCGCCCAAACGAACTGGCGCGACCGTTCAGTATCAGGCGACCCGAACGCCAACGTCCTGAGCTACTCGCAGTTCCTGCAGCAGCACCGCGTCATCGGATCGTTGTCGTACCGGCGCGAATACGTTGGCCACCTGGGCACAACGCTCTCGATGTTCTACGAAGGCGCAGCTGCGGGCCGCTTCTCCTACACGTACGCTGGCGACATGAACGGCGACGGCTCGGGCGGCTCGGGCAACGACCTGATGTACATTCCCCGCAACCAAAACGAGATTGCCCTGCGCGACCTCAACCTCACGGCCGCCCAGGGCGGCGGCGTGTACTCGTCTGCTCAGCAGTGGACCGACCTCGACAAGTTCATCAACCAGGACGATTACCTCAGCAAGCACCGCGGCGAGTACGCCGAGCGCAACGGGGCCGTGCGCCCTTGGCAGAACCGGCTTGATGTGCGCCTGCTGCAAGACATCTTCACCAACATTGGCACCAACCGCAATACGCTTCAACTGAGCGTCGACGTTTTCAACATCGGCAACCTGCTCAACAGCAACTGGGGCACTTTCCGCACCGCTAACGTCACCAACCCCCTCACATTCATTGGCTACGACCAGCAGGGCCGCCCGAATTTCAATTTTCCCTATCTCACCAACCCGGTCAGAAACGCTGACAATTCGGTAAGCCCCGCTACTTCGCTCACCAACAGCTTCCGGAGCGACACCGGCGGCATTGGCTCGCGTTGGCAGGCCCAGGTAGGCGTACGCTACTTGTTCAACTAG